One window of the Rissa tridactyla isolate bRisTri1 chromosome 9, bRisTri1.patW.cur.20221130, whole genome shotgun sequence genome contains the following:
- the RAP2C gene encoding ras-related protein Rap-2c, translated as MREYKVVVLGSGGVGKSALTVQFVTGTFIEKYDPTIEDFYRKEIEVDSSPSVLEILDTAGTEQFASMRDLYIKNGQGFILVYSLVNQQSFQDIKPMRDQIVRVKRYEKVPLILVGNKVDLESEREVLSAEGRALAQEWGCPFMETSAKSKTMVDELFAEIVRQMNYASLPEKQDQCCTTCIVQ; from the exons ATGCGGGAGTacaaggtggtggtgctgggcagcgggggggtggggaagtCCGCCCTGACAGTGCAGTTCGTCACCGGGACCTTCATCGAGAAGTACGACCCCACCATCGAGGACTTCTACCGCAAGGAGATCGAGGTGGACTCGTCCCCCTCGGTGCTGGAGATCCTGGACACGGCGGGTACCGAGCAGTTCGCCTCCATGCGCGATCTCTACATCAAGAACGGGCAGGGCTTCATCCTCGTCTACAGCCTGGTCAACCAGCAGTCCTTCCAG GACATCAAGCCGATGAGGGACCAGATTGTCCGGGTGAAGAGATACGAGAAAGTTCCTCTGATCCTAGTGGGGAATAAAGTGGATCTGGAGTCGGAGAGGGAGGTCTTATCTGCAGAAGGCAGAGCCCTGGCTCAGGAGTGGGGCTGTCCCTTCATGGAGACATCAGCCAAGAGCAAAACAATGGTGGATGAACTGTTTGCTGAGATCGTCAGGCAAATGAACTATGCCTCCCTGCCTGAAAAACAAGATCAGTGTTGTACAACTTGCATCGTCCagtga